In Atribacteraceae bacterium, the genomic window TCATTCGATACATGAAGCGTCCTTACGGATTCTCGACGAACGGGGGGTCATCGTTCTAAGCGACGCTATGCGAAAACTTTTTGGGGAAAAAGGTCTGCCGGTTGACCATGACAGCGGGGTGGTCAGGATACCTCCCTCTATAGTGGAACGCTCTTTACAACAGGCCCCCTCTTCTTTTCCTCTCTTTACGGTTGATGGTCATCCCTGGAGAACAGTCGGGGAAGGAGAGCCCCTGTTTGCCTGCGGCCATAATGCCGTTTTTATGCTTGACCGCCGGACGGGACAGAGAAGAGAGTCGCTGGTCCAGGATGTGGAGGATTTTGTTTGTATTGCTGATCAGCTTGCTGAAATCGACCTGGTGGGTATCCCGGTGATGCCTCAGGACACACCGGCGGAGTCGACCCTCCTTTATGCGGTGAAGGCGGCCATGACCACATCAAAAAAACCGGTCTTTTTTTCATCGGAAAGCGCCGGAATCAACCGGATGATAATCCGGATGGCGCATTCGGTCAATCCCGGTGTAACCGATCGGCCGTTTCTCGTCAGCCAACTTTCCCCGACCAGCCCCCTGTACTGGGAAAAAGGGGCGATTGAAGCCCTCTTTGAAGTTTGCCGTGCCGGGATACCCCTGGCCATTCTTCCGGAACCGATTGCCGGAGTATCCGCTCCGCATACGCTGGCCGGCCTTTTAACCATGCACAATACCGAGTGCTTATCCGGAATCGTCTTTTCTCAGCTCATCCGGGAAAAAACCCCGGTCATCTATGCCAGTTCCTGGACGGCTTACGACATGCGGGCGAATATGGCGGTTATTGGAACCCCGGAAACCGATATTCTTCGGATAGCCGGAGCCCAGATGGCGGCCTTTTACCAGATCCCTTCCCATACTACAGCCCCTAATGCCGATTCGCACGTTCATGATGAACAGAACGCCTGGGAACGGACGCTCAGTACACTTGTTTCCGCTCAGGCTGGGAACCACTTGATCGTGAATGCGGGGATGTTCGCGACCGGTTTGACGGTCAGCCTGGAACAACTGCTGTTGGATGCCGAAATCATCGGCATGGTGAGACGGCTCATGCGCGGTATGAAGGTCGACCGGGAGACGATATTCCTCGATGAAATCCGGAGGGTGGGACACCGGGGCAATTACTTCATGGAGGAATCCACCCTCCGGCACTTACGGAGCGGAGAGTTCTGGCTGAGCCGGATCTCGATCCTGGGTAATTTTGACCAGTGTTGTGCCTCCGGCCTTAATGATGTAGTACAGGCTGCCAGAAAAAAGGTGGAATCGCTTCTCGCCCGTTCTTGCGCGGTGTCCCTCTCGCCGGATATCCTCCGGGAGTTGGATCGTATCATATCCCATTTTGAAGAAAAGGGGGAGGACGCCTGAGGGTATTCATCGCTGGACGACTCATTCTTTTACCGCACCAGCGGTCAAGCCCTGAATCAGATAACGTATCAACTGGTTCATCCAGCGCCTTTTGGTTTCTATTCTTTCAAAGCTCCTGCGGTCAGCCCTTTGATGAAATAGCGTTGAAAAAAGAGGAACACGATCAGTATGGGCAAAACACTCAATAGAGATGCCGCCATTTGTATTCCAAAGTTGGTCCGGAACTCGGTATGGAAGGTGGAAAGGCCGACCGGGAGAGTTTTGACCGGTTCCCGGGCGGCTACTACCAGGGGCCAGAGGAAGTCTCTCCATTGCTCCATGAAGGTATAGATTCCCAGGACTGCAAGGGCAGGCTTAGACAGGGGAAGGGCCACTCGAAAGAATGCGCCCATTTCGGAGCACCCATCAACCTTGGCCGCGTGAATTAATTCGTCTGGCAGAGAGAGCATAAACTGGCGCATCAGGAACACCCCGATGGGTAAGGCCAGGGGATAAAAAATGAGGCCTGGGTACGTGTTCAAAAGACCGAGGTTACGCATGGTCAGGAAGGCTGGGATGATGGTAACGGCCCTGGGTACCATGATACCGGCCAATATCAGGGTAAAGATAATCTCCCGGTGGGGAAACCGCTTCTTGGCAAATATGTAGCCGGCCATGGAGTGCATGATCAGGACGAGTACCGTAACCGAAGCCGCCACCAGGACGCTGTTCCCCGTCCACCGTAAAAATCGGGACTCCCATACCACATGGGCAAAGGTCCCTAGGGTGGGAGGACGGGGAATCCAACGGGCCGGATTGCCGGAAATGAAATAGATGTCCTGTAGGGAAATGAGCCCCATAAAGATAAAGGGAAAAATGGTAGCGACCGCCACCAGGATCGGGATGAGATGGACTACGATACGTGAACCTGTAAGGCGCTTGTTTTTCTTCCTATTCATTGCTTCCTCCTCCTTATTGCCGGCTCTCGATCGAGCGACGCAGGAACGTCGTAAGCACCAGAATGATCAGTAAAAGCAAAATCCCCATGGTCGCCGCATATCCCAGGTTCTCGAAATGGAAGGCGTTGCGATAGATGTACCACACGATACTGTAGCTGGTGCGACCGGGACCACCGTAGGTCAACATGAAGACCGCATCGAACAATTGGAAATTCCAGATAATCCCCATCACCGTCAAAAAGAGAAAAGTGGGCTTGAGAAGCGGCACGGTGATATGACGAAAGGAACTCCAGACTCCTGCCCCGTCAATCCTGGCCGCTTCATACAAGGGTTGGGGAATCGTTTCCAAACCACCCAGAAAGACCAAAGTCCAGAATCCGAATCCTCGCCAGATTTCAAATAGGACAATTGCCGGGATCACCAGGGACGGGTTACCTAGCCAATTCTGAGGAGGTATGCCGACCAGACCCACCAGGTAGTTCAAAGGTCCTTCTCGCCCCGGAGTGAACAGGACCTTCCAGACGATAGCCAACGGCACCGCTGAACTCAAAAGGGGAAGGAAAATGCAGGCCTTGACGAAATTTTGAAACCGTTCCATCTGATTGATCAAAATGGCCAGAAAAAGGGAAAAAAGCATGATTATGGGAATGACCAACACCGTGTAATAGGCGGTATTTTGGAGTGAAATGCGGAACAACTGGTCGCTCCACACTGTCCGGTAGTTCTGGAACCCTACGTAGGAGGTACCCCCCAGGAGTCCGCCCTGTTGAAAGCTGAGCGAAAAAGACCAGAGCACGGGAATAGCCATAAAAAGCACATAAAACACCAGGAAGGGAAGCAGAAAGGGAAACCATTCTCGTCCTTTAGACATACCGGTTGGGATCTTTTTCACGGATCAGCGCCTTTCATGGACCTTCCCCGGCGGTTTGAATCAAACCGCCGGGGAAGCGCGAGAGGTTATTCCTGGAGAAGAGCGTTCACTGCCTCGCTCGCATCCCGGATGGCCTGCTCCGGTGTTTTAGCCAGAAGAACGGCATTCTGGACTTCAGCCATCACGATACTGTGGACTTGCCTCAACTGCGGGTGCAGGGGATATCCCGGCATAAATCGTTGACTTTCGAAGAATACCCGGTACAGCGGTTCGTCCGGATCGGGGACAAAGTCTTTTCGGGCGCCAAACAGGCCGACCGCATCATTGAACTGCTGAACACTTTCCCGGTTAGACAGCCACTTGATCAACTCCCAAGCCGCTTCTTTCTCTTGGCAGGCTTCGGACATTACCCAGTAGCCGGAGTTGCCGAAAGTGCCTCTTCCACCGAAGAAGTCTACCCCGGGACCCTGCGGCTTGAAAGTCACTCCCACATTGAGATCTGGAAACTGGCTCCGGATAATGGGCACTGAATAAGATTCTACAGGAGCCAGAGCGGCTTTTCCTTCAAAGAAGATCTGGTGAAAGTCGGGATGCATTCCCTCGACCGGGATCACCTGGTAAGTATGGACCAGGTCGACGATAAACTGAAGCGCTGCCACACCTTCCGGACCATAGAAAGCCGCCCGATTATTCTCTAAGTCCAATACGTCCGTCCCTGCTTGATAAAAAAAGGGATACAGGTAGTTGGGATCCCGGAAAGCCGCGCTCCATGAGAACCCCCATTGATCCTGTTCCGGCAGGGTGAGCTTCTGGGCCACATCAACAAAGGTTTCCCAGGTCCACTCATCCAAAGCAGGGTCGTCCAGGTTGGAAGGAGGAACAGTCAACCCCGCCTCTTCGAACAAATCCCGATTGTAGAACATGGCGATCGCCACCCAGAGAAAGGGCACTGCATACTGATGTCCTTTATAGGTGGTCAGCCGCCAGAAGGCCTCGGGAAATTCCGGTTCAAGTATTGCAACGTCCTTCGGAAACAGTTGATCGAAACGGGCCAGTAGCCCGGCCTCGGCAAAGCGGGGCCAGAACTCGTCCGGCATGTACGACACATCCGGTGGGTCTCCAGCCGCAAAAGCCACTCCATAACGTTCGTCCCAACCCTCCCAGGGATGAGAAAGAAAATCGACCTTAATACCCGGGTTAGCTTCCTCAAAGGCCTGTAAAATGCCTGGCATTACCTCGAGGTCCGCTCCATGCGACGCTTTCCACAGGCTGATCGTTACATTCGCTTGGGCAACAGAAAGAGCCAACCATCCAACACCCAACAAAAACACCACCAAAAACAACAAGGTTTTGTTTTTCCTCATGAGCATGCCTCCACCTTTCTGATCGACATTAATCCATCTTCAGAAACACCGGTTCACGAATGCTTCATCACCTCCTTACTCACTACTTACCCCTCCTATCAGGGTAATAGCCTTCTCGTCTTGATTCTCGGATAGGAACGGTGAGGGACGAATCCCTCGGCGTAGCGGACACCGGCCTGCCGTCCCCAAAAACGGCCTTCGACGGAGATGGCTTCCAGCATATCGTCCCCGAAGTGCTTGATCATGAACTCGACTTGGCTTTTATGGCAGGAGAGCATACGCGACTTGATCTCGAAAGTTTCGGTGATGTCCACATACTCTTCCGGGCAGAAATTGACTCCGGTATAAGTCTGCATATGGTAAATGGACGGAACCACTGGGTGGGCGGGATAGTTCGAGCGGATATTCTCGGTGGTGGAGAAGAGGCTGGCCTCAAAAACCAGCCGGGCGGTATTGTAGTGATCCTGCAGGTAATCTTCCAGGTTATGAGTGATCACCAGGTCAGGTCTGGTCCGTCGAATGAGATCGAGGAATTTCATCGTGTTCTCTTGTTGAACATATACTTCCCCATCCCCCAGCCCAAGACCGGCAATCAATTCTGCTCCGATGATCTCGGCCGAACGGCAGGCTTCTTCCGACCTGATGCGGGCTATCTCCTCCGGAGCCAGCTCATGGGATGCCGCGTCTCCCCGGCACACGTAGCACATAGTGACATGGTGTCCCTCCTGGGCGAATCGGGCCAGCGTCCCTGCACAACACAACTCGAGATCATCGGGATGGGCGCCAACGGCCAGCACTCGCAGTTTCTCAGCCATGCAGATTTCCCCCTCTTGATCGATGTTCTCCAGATGGCTAAATTATACTCCGACAGATAATGTTTGCCAGTTCGATGATCTTGAGAACCGACTCTCATAATCTCAAACCCATCAAATCCATACATTTGCTAAGTTTGTTTTTATTATAAATAAATAAAGTTGGATGTCAAGAATATACTTATCGTGAAATATGGAAAAATGCTAAGATATTTGTTCTTCAAAAATACCTGATTGAGGGGTTGATCGTCGGTGTCTTTAAAGGATGAACTGTGCGAACAAATCGAACAGAAAAAAGACCTGATCGAGGC contains:
- a CDS encoding trimethylamine methyltransferase family protein, which gives rise to MKLNRAEVLSREEIHSIHEASLRILDERGVIVLSDAMRKLFGEKGLPVDHDSGVVRIPPSIVERSLQQAPSSFPLFTVDGHPWRTVGEGEPLFACGHNAVFMLDRRTGQRRESLVQDVEDFVCIADQLAEIDLVGIPVMPQDTPAESTLLYAVKAAMTTSKKPVFFSSESAGINRMIIRMAHSVNPGVTDRPFLVSQLSPTSPLYWEKGAIEALFEVCRAGIPLAILPEPIAGVSAPHTLAGLLTMHNTECLSGIVFSQLIREKTPVIYASSWTAYDMRANMAVIGTPETDILRIAGAQMAAFYQIPSHTTAPNADSHVHDEQNAWERTLSTLVSAQAGNHLIVNAGMFATGLTVSLEQLLLDAEIIGMVRRLMRGMKVDRETIFLDEIRRVGHRGNYFMEESTLRHLRSGEFWLSRISILGNFDQCCASGLNDVVQAARKKVESLLARSCAVSLSPDILRELDRIISHFEEKGEDA
- a CDS encoding carbohydrate ABC transporter permease, producing the protein MNRKKNKRLTGSRIVVHLIPILVAVATIFPFIFMGLISLQDIYFISGNPARWIPRPPTLGTFAHVVWESRFLRWTGNSVLVAASVTVLVLIMHSMAGYIFAKKRFPHREIIFTLILAGIMVPRAVTIIPAFLTMRNLGLLNTYPGLIFYPLALPIGVFLMRQFMLSLPDELIHAAKVDGCSEMGAFFRVALPLSKPALAVLGIYTFMEQWRDFLWPLVVAAREPVKTLPVGLSTFHTEFRTNFGIQMAASLLSVLPILIVFLFFQRYFIKGLTAGALKE
- a CDS encoding sugar ABC transporter permease, which translates into the protein MSKGREWFPFLLPFLVFYVLFMAIPVLWSFSLSFQQGGLLGGTSYVGFQNYRTVWSDQLFRISLQNTAYYTVLVIPIIMLFSLFLAILINQMERFQNFVKACIFLPLLSSAVPLAIVWKVLFTPGREGPLNYLVGLVGIPPQNWLGNPSLVIPAIVLFEIWRGFGFWTLVFLGGLETIPQPLYEAARIDGAGVWSSFRHITVPLLKPTFLFLTVMGIIWNFQLFDAVFMLTYGGPGRTSYSIVWYIYRNAFHFENLGYAATMGILLLLIILVLTTFLRRSIESRQ
- a CDS encoding sugar ABC transporter substrate-binding protein; the encoded protein is MRKNKTLLFLVVFLLGVGWLALSVAQANVTISLWKASHGADLEVMPGILQAFEEANPGIKVDFLSHPWEGWDERYGVAFAAGDPPDVSYMPDEFWPRFAEAGLLARFDQLFPKDVAILEPEFPEAFWRLTTYKGHQYAVPFLWVAIAMFYNRDLFEEAGLTVPPSNLDDPALDEWTWETFVDVAQKLTLPEQDQWGFSWSAAFRDPNYLYPFFYQAGTDVLDLENNRAAFYGPEGVAALQFIVDLVHTYQVIPVEGMHPDFHQIFFEGKAALAPVESYSVPIIRSQFPDLNVGVTFKPQGPGVDFFGGRGTFGNSGYWVMSEACQEKEAAWELIKWLSNRESVQQFNDAVGLFGARKDFVPDPDEPLYRVFFESQRFMPGYPLHPQLRQVHSIVMAEVQNAVLLAKTPEQAIRDASEAVNALLQE
- a CDS encoding PIG-L family deacetylase, producing MAEKLRVLAVGAHPDDLELCCAGTLARFAQEGHHVTMCYVCRGDAASHELAPEEIARIRSEEACRSAEIIGAELIAGLGLGDGEVYVQQENTMKFLDLIRRTRPDLVITHNLEDYLQDHYNTARLVFEASLFSTTENIRSNYPAHPVVPSIYHMQTYTGVNFCPEEYVDITETFEIKSRMLSCHKSQVEFMIKHFGDDMLEAISVEGRFWGRQAGVRYAEGFVPHRSYPRIKTRRLLP